TTTGGTTATCATAAGGCGGGCAGTAGCTGAACTTCTCAGGAGTCCAAGCTCTGTCATTCTTTAGGCTTTGTGCTTCTGGATAAGTTGCCTCATCATCCAAATGTTACTGCAAGGACTAAGTGAGATGTAGAGGCAGTGGGCAAATTGTGTAAAAATACTACTGTTTCAAGTGTTTTGATGTGGGAGTTCATCTTGCCAGCCAAGGGATGATGATACTTTTGATTCTTCAGGATGATCAGAGCTCACAGACTTGGACGGAAGCTCCCTCAGGCCAAGGAGGACcacattttttggggggtggagaGAGGAGGCAGAAAGAGAGGCAATGTCAGGCACTGAGATTTAGAAGAGTAGCCACAGCCGTTTTTGGTTCTTGTAGATCCATCTGTGTTGGCTTCCTGCAGGAGCTAGAATTTTCAGAGCTAGTCCTACAGTGAGGGGAGCTAACGTGGAGTGGGCATGAGAATTCTATTCAGCAAGCACAAGTGAAGCTCAACCTTTTTGTTCAGCCTGCTACAACCAATCATTATGGGAGAGGGGAATAAGGATCACTGCCCAAGGGGCATTACAGTCTCCCCAGGGAggcactcttttttattttttattttttttgagacggagtttcgctcttcttgcacaatgttgggtcactgcagcctccgccacccgggttcaagcaattttcctgcctcagcttcccaagtagctgggattataggcatgggccaccacgccccgctaatacGGAGGCACTTTTAATTAGCCCAAAGTCCAGTGAAATTTGACGGAGGGAAGAAGTGACCTCAGAGTACAGAACGGGATGGGATCCTTCCGGGCTTGGGCAGCCTTTGGCAGTGGGGATGCTTGGAAGGGTCAGGGTCTCAGTCCTGGAGGTGACCAATTTTTCTCtccaaaagagaaaggaagatgattaaaaaaaaaaatccatgctccAAAGCGGCAGGCAAATCCTTCTATGGCCCCCAATGCATCACCCAGAAAGGGGCTCCAGACTCTCCTGCAAAAGGCCAACTCTACTTCCCGgctcccacttcaccctcctgTGGCGAAGGATTTATAACCCACCTCTTTCTTTCAGTTGCCATGGAGACAAGCCCCAGTCCTTTCATTCCTTCTGGTACCTCTCTCTCCAACGCAGGCGGAAAGGAGGCGGCTTAGCCCAAACATGCTGGGGGAGGGGCTGGCGGCCTCGACGGCAGCTGCGGAACTAGGCCGAGGGACAAAGGCTAAGGTCAGCCGCGGTTCAAGCCCTTTCGTCTGCCGACGACCAGCGGCCAGACGCTGCGGGAGCACTGCGGGGCTGGAGGAGGGCTCGAGCTGCGAGGACGGCACGGAGCAGCGGGGTGGGACTCGGGGTCGCCCCAGGAGAGTTCCGCGGCCCGGGGGGGCAGAGGCATGCACAAGTGGGGGCGGAAGGAGGGGGTGGATGAGGAGGCTCGGGCCCTTCCACCCACGCGTCCATTGGGCGGCGCCGCCATCACTCTCTTCTGGGCTACACCGCCTTCTCTTCCTCCGCGGAACCCGGATCCCCTCCTCCACCACCCTCTCCCCGCCCCGTCACGATAGCCTCTCATTGGACGGAGGCACGGTCAATCCTCCTCGAGTTAGGGAGCCGACTGGACGCGAGGCCTTTGGGCCGTCCCCAGCCTCGTCGGATTGGCTTCCTGCGCGTTGGCGCAACGGAAGAGGCGGCCGGCCGAGGGCGCGCCTCTGCTCTGGCTGGACTGCCGCGGAGGAGGCGAGAAGGAATCCGACGCTGGGGGCCTTGTTCGGGCGGCAGCGACGGCTGCTGCGGATGGGAGCGGGCCGGCTCGGCGCGCCCATGGAGCGCCACGGCAGGGCTTCCGCCACCTCCGTCTCGTCGGCTGGGGAGCAGGCGACCGGGGACCCCGAAGGGCGGCGGCAGGAGCCACTGCGGCGCCGGGCGAGCAGCGCGTCGGTGCCCGCGGTCGGGGCCTCGGCTGAGGGCACGAGGCGGGATCGACTGGGCTCCTACAGCGGCCCCACCTCGGTCTCCCGCCAGCGCGTCGAAAGCCTGAGGAAAAAGCGGCCGCGTAAGTGTCCCGTGGGGCGCCCTCCCGGCCCGCCCTGCCCCCCCTTCCGGCCCACCCTGTCCCCTTCCGGCCCCGCCGCCGTTTTTCCCGCGCGCGGACACTGTCCCCGCACGGTGGTCCCTCGTTGGTGCGTGGCCTGACATCCGGCTGGAGGCCTCGGGTGCTCCGAAAGCGGTACCTTCGGGGGCCCCCCGCACCCATTGGTATGCACTTCCCGCTTGTTGGGGTGGAGGGCTTTTCCCCAGGACCTATCCTCCCTTTTCTTAGCTCCTTGGGCATTCTCTTCCTGAGGGTCACATGATTTTATCCTCGAGAAGGCTTCTTTTGACTCAtttccacttcctctcctcccAAATCCTTTGAATCCCCAATGTTTGTTTTCCGTGGGTTTCCAAAGAGCGGCTCTCTAATACTTTAAGTCCCTTTTATTCGTCAATTTCGGGCTTACTGGAAAATGGTTAACTGCCCCTTGAGTTGCACCAGGCCTAAAACTGTATTCCGTGCACCTCTAAGGTGGCTGCCCTTCTTCCCGTGAGAATCCAGGTCATCTCTCACCCACATATCCCCTCCGTTTTCCTTCTGTCTATTTGCAGGTACTCACGATTCAGAACTGTGGCATTCTGGGCATTAAGGCTCTTTGTTTTGAGGGGAAACAACATCTTTCTGAATTTTGCCTTGGGAGTTGCATACGCTCCTCCCAGAGAATCCGTTTCCCCATTTTAttaggtttctttttctgtgttgtgTATTCTGTCCCCTTTACAAGTCTTCAGTTCAGGACCGCTGCCTGGCAGCCATTGCTGCTGTTGAAAGTATCAATTGTCCTGATACTGTAATATGAGCTTTACAGTGTGATGCCATTTTACATATGGTTGGACTTTTTGGTGGGTGTTGCCAGATTCCTATTTCAGGAAATTGACTTGTTTAAATGCAGATTGTGAGAGGGAGGGAAAATGGCAAGATGTGAGATTTTTATTGGATAGTCTTGTACCTTAGCCCAGTCACCCAGCTGCTTTTTTGAATCTTCTCTGATATGGATGATTAAATGTAGTTCTGTTTTGCTGTGAAAAGTTTGggagttttcagttcttttgtctttttccatCTTCTTGCAACAGATTTGGAAAACAGATTCTTAACCTGTGCCATTTTCAGAGTCAGTCacctagttttgttttatttgagaagCACCTGAGTTTGAAGCAATGCAAAATATGAGATCTTTCATGGTTTTGTATTACATCGTTGGAAGTGGATGTAAATTCCAAAGATTCAGCAAATAAGAATATAGCCATTAGCCAcaagggtttttttggtttgttttttgttttttagtttgagacagcgtcttgttctgttgcccaggctgaagtgcagtggcatgatcatggctcattgtggccttaacctcctgggctcaagccatcctcctgcttcagcctcctgcattgctgggactaaaggcacgtgccactatgccaggctaatttttcaatttttatttttttaaatagagatgggatctcttatgttgcccaggctggtcttgaattcctcctggtctcaagcgatcttcccacttcggcctcccgaagtgctgggatataGACGGGAGCCATTGTGCCCGACCTGGCAGTCGTCTAAGAGCTTTGGTAACTCATTAGCCTCGTGGCTCTGAGGTAGGTGgtagtattccattttacagatgagaaaactgggacaCGTTAGCCCGGTCAAATGGCTAGTGCGTTGTGAAATAGAAATGTAAACTCAGAATTGCTAGCTTCATAGCTTTTGCGGTGGACCACTgtgtttttctgaattatttacgTTCTGTTAGTTATTTCTTCATTGCTCTAAGACCAAGCATAAGTTTGATCTTTTGTGTTCAAGACTGACTTACTTGAGGCGAAAATTTTTAGATACTGTGGAAGTACTTCCAAATATTGAGCATGAGAATGACCTGGTAAAAGTGCAGATTCAGTGGGCCCAGTTAAGCTCCTCATATTCAAATACAGGTGACTCAAAGACCACACTCAGAAAAACCGGTTTACACTGGGTGGGGAGAATTATATTAAGGTAGTTTTGAAACTTATTTTGGGGAACTAAATAGACACATATTCATGCTATaggatttatattttgttttgatgTTTGATGTTTGTCGTGATTCCCTTCATTATCTTCTCTGGCTGATAAATCATGAAAACCCATCTTTCCAGTATAAGACCTGCTAAAGGAATGAACAGGATACTGATTGTTCttccttccatttgtttcttctgTACTATCTAGGGGTGCCCCTGTTAGGTGGAgaagcaggctgggcgcagtggctcacgcctgtaatcccagcactttgggaggccaaggcgggtggatcacctgaggtcaggagttcgagaccagagaccagcctggccagcatgttgaaaccccgtctctactaaaaaatacaaaaattagctgggcgtggtggtgcatgcctgtaatcccagctactcaggaggctgaggtgggagaagcatttgaacctgggaggtggaggttgcagtgagccgaaattgtgccagtgcactgcagccggtatgatacagtgagactcctcaaaaaaaaaaaaaaaaaaaaaggagaagcagCTTGTTGACTGCCGAACCCTCCTAGAGTATACTTCAGTCTTATCTCTGAGAGAATTCAACTAAGactaaatcttttttatttcttgttgggAGGTTTGGGTATGGAATGGTGCCACCTTtctggtgaaaccctatctctactaaaaatacaaaaaaattagccgggtgtggtgacgcgtgcctgtagtcccagctacttgggaggctgaggcagagaattgcttgaacccgggaggcagaggttgcagtgagcgaagatcgcgccactgcactccagcctgggcgacagagcgactccgtctcaaaaaaaaaaaagccttactcTGATACTGCACTACTTGTCTAAAGGTGCAGATAGATACTAGTTGTCATTTGAAAGTCGAAGGAGGTATTCAGGTTATCTTAGGCATTCTTGTGGTCCTGGTTGTAGTCGTGTTCTGTCACGCATTTCCTAGAGCAGTGTAGTTCCCAAACCTGCCTTTGTCCCAGACTTAACTGCATCAGAATCCCTAGCGATGAGGCTAGGCATGTGTATATTTAAGTTCTTCAAAAGTTTTGCATCAGGTTGGGAGGGGGGTGTGTCTCTCAGGGCTGAAAGAAATACCaaataaagatgattttaaaatgatgGAAACCAAGACGCTAATGATGGTAATGTAGCTACCATTTTCTGAGTGCTTATTTGTCTTGGACACTATGCCGAGTATTTTATAAGCATCTTGGTTAAGTCTCATAGCTATCCTGTGAGGTAGGTGTTTTTTATCCCcaatttccagatgagaaaacaggctcagtGAAATTGTCCTTTTGTCCAAGGCCATATAGTGAGTTAGTGATGGAGTTGGGTTTTGATTCCTGGTGTCTTGACTTCAGATCCAGTGTTCTTGGTCCACattttggggtgggggaaggtaTGTGTGATGTAATC
This window of the Gorilla gorilla gorilla isolate KB3781 chromosome 21, NHGRI_mGorGor1-v2.1_pri, whole genome shotgun sequence genome carries:
- the PANK2 gene encoding pantothenate kinase 2, mitochondrial isoform X2, with amino-acid sequence MLGEGLAASTAAAELGRGTKAKVSRGSSPFVCRRPAARRCGSTAGLEEGSSCEDGTEQRGGTRGRPRRVPRPGGAEACTSGGGRRGWMRRLGPFHPRVHWAAPPSLSSGLHRLLFLRGTRIPSSTTLSPPRHDSLSLDGGTVNPPRVREPTGREAFGPSPASSDWLPARWRNGRGGRPRARLCSGWTAAEEARRNPTLGALFGRQRRLLRMGAGRLGAPMERHGRASATSVSSAGEQATGDPEGRRQEPLRRRASSASVPAVGASAEGTRRDRLGSYSGPTSVSRQRVESLRKKRPLFPWFGLDIGGTLVKLVYFEPKDITAEEEEEEVESLKSIRKYLTSNVAYGSTGIRDVHLELKDLTLCGRKGNLHFIRFPTHDMPAFIQMGRDKNFSSLHTVFCATGGGAYKFEQDFLTIGDLQLCKLDELDCLIKGILYIDSVGFNGRSQCYYFENPADSEKCQKLPFDLKNPYPLLLVNIGSGVSILAVYSKDNYKRVTGTSLGGGTFFGLCCLLTGCTTFEEALEMASRGDSTKVDKLVRDIYGGDYERFGLPGWAVASRVILELLEHSLSC